One Paenibacillus sp. FSL W8-0186 genomic window carries:
- a CDS encoding ribulokinase, with protein sequence MDVRYVLGIDYGTESGRVVLVDVRDGREVAWHVTPYPHGVMDVELAGTGVKLGAEWALQHPRDYVEVLRHSVPEVLRISGALPEQIIGIGVDFTSSTILPIDQEGNPLCYAEEYRHEPHAYVKLWKHHAAQQEADLINELAAARAESFIGRYGGKVSSEWMTAKALQVLRERPDIYDAADRFVEAADWIVFVMTGMLKRNSGCAGYKSLWHRREGYPRSDFYQNLDSRFAAFAETKLRGDIVTLSESAGVLTEEAAAMMGLRPGIAVAPGIIDAHAAVPGAGATSPGDMVLSMGTSLCHLLLSEQEIQVEGICGVVEDGIIPGLYAYEAGQPAVGDMFGWYVKQAVPAYVEREAEQAGVTVHEWLEAGAAKLLPGESGLIALDWWNGNRSNLVNSELSGMMAGLTLQTRPEEIYRALLEATAFGTRHIIEAFEAAGLEVKELYACGGLPQKNKLLMQLYADITGREIKIAASTQTPALGAAMFGAVAAGSLRGGYDTIEEAARHMAHLQEKSYTPTAVHQAMYDELYREYRRLHDYFGRGGNEVMTRLKQLQKKAMTSS encoded by the coding sequence ATGGATGTTCGCTATGTTCTTGGAATCGATTATGGCACCGAATCGGGACGTGTTGTGCTTGTGGATGTCCGCGACGGCCGGGAGGTTGCCTGGCATGTGACGCCTTATCCTCACGGTGTTATGGATGTCGAGCTTGCGGGAACTGGAGTCAAGCTGGGCGCGGAGTGGGCGCTGCAGCATCCTCGGGATTACGTGGAAGTGCTGCGGCACTCCGTTCCGGAAGTATTAAGGATTTCCGGCGCCTTGCCGGAGCAGATCATTGGCATCGGGGTTGATTTTACTTCCAGCACCATACTTCCCATAGATCAAGAAGGCAATCCGTTATGTTATGCCGAGGAGTACCGTCATGAGCCGCATGCCTATGTGAAGCTGTGGAAGCACCATGCGGCCCAGCAGGAGGCCGATCTGATCAATGAACTTGCCGCTGCGCGGGCAGAGAGCTTCATTGGACGGTATGGCGGCAAGGTGTCCTCGGAATGGATGACGGCGAAGGCTCTGCAGGTGCTGCGGGAACGCCCGGATATTTATGATGCGGCAGATCGCTTCGTGGAGGCTGCGGATTGGATCGTATTTGTGATGACCGGGATGTTAAAGCGCAATAGCGGCTGTGCGGGTTATAAGTCGCTTTGGCATCGGCGAGAGGGATATCCACGGTCGGATTTCTATCAAAACCTGGATTCGCGTTTTGCCGCCTTCGCCGAGACGAAGCTCCGGGGAGATATCGTGACACTCAGCGAGTCTGCGGGCGTACTTACGGAAGAGGCGGCTGCAATGATGGGCTTGCGTCCAGGCATCGCCGTGGCGCCGGGCATCATTGACGCTCATGCGGCTGTTCCCGGCGCCGGCGCGACCTCACCTGGGGATATGGTGCTATCGATGGGAACCTCGTTATGTCATTTGCTGCTAAGTGAACAGGAAATTCAAGTGGAAGGCATTTGCGGTGTCGTAGAGGACGGTATTATACCTGGGTTGTATGCATATGAAGCGGGACAGCCGGCCGTTGGAGACATGTTCGGATGGTATGTGAAGCAGGCCGTGCCTGCTTACGTGGAAAGGGAAGCCGAGCAGGCGGGCGTCACTGTTCATGAATGGCTGGAGGCGGGAGCGGCTAAGCTGCTGCCTGGCGAGAGCGGGTTGATCGCGCTCGATTGGTGGAACGGGAATCGTTCTAATCTGGTCAATTCCGAGCTGAGCGGCATGATGGCCGGGCTGACGCTGCAGACGAGACCCGAGGAAATATACCGTGCATTGCTGGAAGCAACAGCATTCGGCACTCGCCATATTATTGAGGCATTCGAAGCTGCTGGGCTTGAGGTGAAGGAGTTGTACGCCTGCGGCGGCCTGCCGCAGAAAAACAAGCTGCTAATGCAGCTGTATGCGGATATCACAGGCCGGGAGATCAAAATCGCCGCTTCAACACAGACTCCGGCGCTGGGAGCCGCGATGTTTGGAGCGGTAGCAGCAGGTTCCCTGCGCGGCGGCTACGACACCATCGAGGAGGCGGCCAGGCATATGGCTCACCTCCAGGAGAAGAGCTATACACCAACTGCCGTGCATCAGGCTATGTATGATGAGCTCTATAGGGAGTATCGTCGGCTGCATGATTATTTTGGCCGAGGCGGCAATGAAGTTATGACTAGGTTAAAGCAGCTGCAAAAAAAGGCCATGACCTCTTCCTGA
- a CDS encoding L-fucose isomerase, whose translation MSTPMIVNRLEGAMPKIGIRPVIDGRRGGIRESLEEPTMNLALACARFLSDNLRHANGLPVECVVADTTIGGVREAASTAEKFRREGVGVTITVTPSWCYPLETIDTDPWMPKAIWGFNGTERPGAVYLAAALAAHNQKGLPTFSIYGRDVQDIGDDTIPEDVQGKLLNFAKAGLAVATIRGKSYLSMGTVSMGIAGCIVDEGFFQNYLGMRNEYVDMTEFIRRMERGIYDKEEYKRALEWTKKHCKEGEDVNPPERQRSAGQKAQDWETVVKMALIARDLMVGNPKLAEMGYGEEAEGRNAIAAGFQGQRAWTDHLPTGDFMEAILSSSFDWNGIREPFMLATENDNLNAITMLLGHQLTNAAQIFADVRTYWSPEAVERVTGKKLEGQAAGGVIHLINSGPASLDGTGQQSRNGQPAMKPFWEISEEEAQKCLDAVAWCPAKDFFPSGGFSTDFTTRGGMPLTMARINLIHGIGPVLQIAEGYSVELPEDVHDVLDRRSDPTWPTTWFVPRLTGSGAFKDVYSVMNHWGSNHCAVSYGHIGSQLITLASMLRIPVNMHNVPEEDIFRPSVWSAFGADDATGADYRACAAFGPLYK comes from the coding sequence ATGAGTACACCGATGATTGTAAACCGATTGGAGGGCGCTATGCCCAAAATAGGCATTCGTCCAGTCATTGATGGACGGCGCGGCGGAATCCGCGAATCCCTGGAGGAGCCGACGATGAATCTGGCTCTCGCTTGCGCCCGCTTTCTATCGGACAATCTCCGCCATGCTAACGGTTTGCCTGTGGAATGCGTAGTAGCGGATACGACGATTGGCGGGGTGCGGGAAGCGGCCAGCACGGCCGAGAAATTCCGCCGGGAAGGCGTGGGCGTAACGATTACGGTAACTCCGTCCTGGTGCTATCCGCTGGAGACGATCGATACCGATCCGTGGATGCCGAAGGCGATATGGGGCTTTAACGGAACGGAGCGTCCAGGAGCGGTCTATTTGGCGGCCGCGCTTGCGGCCCACAACCAGAAGGGATTGCCTACGTTCAGCATTTATGGACGGGATGTGCAGGATATTGGCGATGATACCATCCCAGAGGACGTACAGGGTAAATTGCTGAATTTTGCCAAGGCCGGGCTTGCTGTAGCGACGATTCGCGGCAAATCCTATTTGTCGATGGGAACGGTGTCAATGGGGATTGCCGGCTGTATTGTGGACGAAGGCTTCTTCCAAAATTATCTTGGCATGCGCAATGAGTATGTGGATATGACCGAGTTTATCCGGCGGATGGAGCGGGGGATTTACGATAAGGAAGAATATAAACGCGCGTTGGAGTGGACGAAGAAACACTGCAAGGAAGGGGAGGACGTTAACCCGCCGGAGCGTCAAAGATCTGCCGGTCAGAAGGCTCAGGATTGGGAGACGGTAGTCAAAATGGCGCTCATCGCCCGCGACCTCATGGTCGGTAATCCGAAGCTGGCGGAAATGGGCTACGGCGAAGAAGCAGAAGGGCGGAATGCCATTGCCGCAGGATTTCAGGGACAGCGAGCCTGGACGGATCATTTGCCGACCGGTGACTTTATGGAAGCCATTCTGAGCAGCTCCTTTGATTGGAACGGCATTCGCGAGCCGTTTATGCTGGCCACGGAGAATGACAATTTGAACGCGATCACCATGCTGCTCGGGCATCAGCTGACGAATGCCGCGCAAATTTTTGCCGATGTGCGTACGTACTGGAGCCCGGAAGCCGTCGAGCGGGTGACCGGCAAGAAGCTGGAAGGACAGGCAGCAGGCGGAGTGATCCACCTGATCAATTCGGGCCCGGCTTCCCTGGATGGCACAGGCCAGCAGTCGCGGAACGGTCAGCCGGCTATGAAGCCGTTCTGGGAAATCAGCGAGGAGGAAGCCCAGAAGTGTCTGGATGCGGTAGCCTGGTGCCCGGCCAAGGATTTCTTCCCGTCGGGCGGATTTTCCACGGATTTTACGACACGGGGCGGTATGCCGCTGACAATGGCTCGGATCAACCTGATCCATGGCATCGGCCCAGTGCTGCAAATTGCCGAGGGGTATTCTGTGGAATTGCCGGAGGATGTGCATGACGTGCTGGACCGCCGGTCTGATCCGACATGGCCGACGACATGGTTCGTGCCGAGATTGACTGGATCGGGGGCATTCAAGGATGTTTATTCGGTCATGAACCATTGGGGCTCCAACCACTGCGCAGTCAGTTACGGCCATATTGGCTCCCAACTGATTACGCTTGCTTCGATGCTGCGTATTCCGGTAAATATGCACAATGTGCCTGAAGAGGATATTTTCCGGCCAAGCGTATGGTCAGCTTTCGGCGCAGACGATGCGACCGGAGCGGATTACCGGGCGTGTGCCGCCTTTGGTCCTCTATATAAATAA
- a CDS encoding dihydrodipicolinate synthase family protein, whose product MLNQLQSHIPDGVWPTMVTPFKENGQIDFVAQERAVEWYIRQGVDGLFAVCQSSEMFHLSLQERVKLASFIKEKAAGRVPVIASGHISEDFDDQVKELTSMAATGIDALVLITNRLANEDEPDEVWKANLEKLLSRLPEDIPLSFYECPFPYKRIISPELLQWCASTGRFHFLKDTSCDTDNIRQKLEAVQDSSLKIYNANSATLLETLRLGIAGYSGVMANFHPDLYVWLLKNWENEPKRAETLTNLLSMTSLIERQLYPVNAKYYLMLEGVFDNYYCRVKNHRDFTATNRLEIRQLHQLSKQLSEQFIL is encoded by the coding sequence ATGTTGAATCAATTACAATCACATATACCGGACGGTGTATGGCCAACCATGGTTACGCCGTTCAAGGAGAACGGACAAATCGACTTCGTTGCCCAAGAGCGGGCGGTCGAATGGTATATCCGGCAGGGTGTAGACGGTCTGTTTGCAGTTTGCCAGTCGAGTGAAATGTTTCACTTAAGTTTGCAAGAGAGAGTGAAGCTGGCCTCTTTTATTAAGGAAAAAGCAGCCGGGCGCGTGCCTGTGATAGCTTCAGGCCATATTTCCGAAGATTTTGACGACCAGGTTAAGGAACTGACATCCATGGCTGCAACCGGGATCGATGCCCTTGTGCTGATTACAAACCGGTTAGCGAACGAGGATGAGCCGGATGAAGTATGGAAGGCCAACTTGGAGAAGCTGCTCAGCAGGCTGCCGGAAGATATTCCGCTAAGCTTTTATGAGTGTCCATTTCCCTACAAAAGAATTATTTCACCCGAGCTGCTGCAATGGTGCGCAAGCACGGGGAGATTCCACTTTCTGAAAGATACTAGCTGTGATACGGACAATATTCGGCAGAAGCTCGAAGCCGTACAGGACAGCTCTTTGAAAATATATAACGCGAATTCAGCGACGCTGCTGGAGACGCTTCGGCTTGGCATCGCGGGGTATAGCGGGGTGATGGCGAACTTTCATCCGGACTTATACGTATGGCTGCTGAAAAATTGGGAGAATGAGCCAAAGCGGGCGGAGACGCTCACGAATCTCCTCAGTATGACCTCTCTAATTGAGAGGCAATTATATCCGGTCAACGCCAAGTATTATTTAATGCTGGAAGGCGTCTTCGATAACTATTACTGCCGGGTGAAGAACCACCGTGACTTTACGGCAACGAACCGTTTAGAAATCCGTCAGCTGCATCAATTGTCCAAGCAGTTGTCCGAGCAATTCATTTTATAA
- a CDS encoding sialidase family protein: protein MFNEITNELIMGTDKPFASCHASHLAVLPSGDILAVWFAGSKEGADDSAIWCSRKTGGSWSQPLQIAAGVEEPCWNPVLMNLPGGELMLFYKIGRWIKEWRTLYKISKDEGRSWSAARELVPGDRGGRGPVRNKVIVLADGTWIAPASAEDGIWTSFADRSQDQGLTWQRSEEIGIAGIQRSDIQAVKSDIPVSEQSFYGRGVIQPSLWESQPGQVHMLMRSSEGFIHRSDSQDGGVHWSAAYPTSVPNNNSGMDVVRMEDGTLVLCCNPVGVNWGPRTPLVLMASTDNGLTWTQEAVLEDGEGEFSYPAVLAYGDQVYLTYTWNRVNIAFRKFSRRAK from the coding sequence ATGTTCAATGAGATCACGAATGAATTGATCATGGGAACGGACAAACCGTTTGCCAGCTGTCATGCTTCACATTTGGCGGTGCTGCCTAGCGGCGATATCCTCGCCGTCTGGTTTGCGGGGAGCAAGGAAGGCGCGGATGACAGTGCAATCTGGTGCTCCCGCAAGACAGGCGGGAGCTGGTCGCAGCCGCTGCAAATAGCGGCGGGAGTAGAGGAGCCCTGCTGGAATCCGGTACTTATGAATCTTCCGGGCGGCGAGCTGATGCTATTCTATAAAATCGGCCGATGGATTAAGGAATGGCGAACGCTCTATAAAATTTCCAAGGATGAGGGGAGATCCTGGTCGGCGGCGAGGGAGCTCGTTCCTGGTGACCGGGGAGGCAGAGGCCCCGTACGCAATAAGGTGATCGTTCTCGCGGACGGTACTTGGATCGCTCCCGCTTCTGCCGAGGACGGAATTTGGACTTCATTCGCCGATCGCTCGCAGGATCAGGGCTTGACCTGGCAGCGGAGCGAGGAGATCGGCATCGCTGGTATTCAACGGAGTGACATTCAAGCGGTAAAGAGCGATATTCCGGTGTCGGAGCAGTCTTTTTACGGCCGGGGGGTTATTCAGCCATCGCTATGGGAGTCCCAGCCTGGACAGGTTCATATGCTGATGAGAAGCTCGGAAGGCTTCATTCACCGCAGTGATTCGCAGGATGGCGGCGTCCATTGGAGCGCGGCATATCCAACGAGCGTTCCAAATAATAACAGCGGGATGGATGTTGTCCGCATGGAGGATGGAACCCTGGTGCTCTGCTGCAATCCTGTCGGCGTCAATTGGGGCCCGCGCACGCCGCTAGTATTGATGGCGTCCACGGATAATGGGCTGACCTGGACCCAAGAGGCCGTGCTGGAAGACGGCGAGGGAGAGTTTTCCTATCCGGCAGTTCTAGCGTACGGAGACCAGGTCTACCTGACTTACACCTGGAACAGAGTCAATATTGCCTTTAGAAAGTTTAGCAGAAGGGCGAAGTAA
- a CDS encoding carbohydrate ABC transporter permease has product MKLKNTLIYIVMAFIGVIFLFPLLWSVVSSLKPEAEIMNYPPKWIADFTLINYKSVLAQYPYTGWMMNSLIITVLSTLFVLALTTPAAYAFGRLNFKGKKVIFTLIVSMLLIPIQAYIVPLFLLVSELKLLNTFAALILVAGANVISVYILTSFFKGIPNELEEAARIDGCKDFGIFWKVMLPLTKPAVSTVTILMFISNWNNFLWPMIAIRANALKPLTVGIAQFMGGANSTAQFQYGTSLAAACMAIIPSVIVFLSLQRYFVEGITNSGIKG; this is encoded by the coding sequence ATGAAATTAAAAAACACTTTGATCTACATTGTCATGGCGTTTATCGGTGTCATATTCCTGTTTCCCTTGCTATGGTCAGTCGTTTCTTCGCTGAAGCCGGAAGCGGAAATTATGAACTATCCGCCGAAATGGATCGCCGATTTCACGCTCATCAATTATAAATCCGTGCTGGCCCAGTATCCGTACACCGGCTGGATGATGAACAGTTTGATCATTACCGTATTGTCTACATTGTTTGTGCTCGCGTTAACTACGCCTGCAGCTTATGCGTTTGGGCGGCTTAACTTCAAGGGGAAAAAGGTGATTTTTACGCTCATCGTCTCCATGCTGCTCATTCCGATTCAGGCCTACATCGTTCCGTTATTCCTGCTCGTATCTGAATTGAAGCTGCTGAATACATTTGCCGCGCTCATTCTGGTTGCTGGCGCGAACGTCATCAGCGTATACATCTTGACCAGCTTTTTCAAGGGAATCCCTAATGAGCTGGAGGAAGCCGCGAGAATCGACGGCTGCAAGGATTTCGGGATCTTCTGGAAGGTGATGCTGCCTTTAACGAAGCCCGCTGTGTCCACAGTCACGATTCTGATGTTCATCTCGAACTGGAACAACTTCCTGTGGCCGATGATCGCGATTCGTGCGAATGCCTTGAAGCCATTGACGGTAGGGATTGCGCAGTTTATGGGCGGAGCGAATTCCACCGCGCAATTCCAGTATGGCACTTCGCTTGCCGCGGCCTGTATGGCCATCATACCGTCTGTTATCGTGTTCTTGTCTTTACAGCGTTATTTCGTAGAGGGAATTACAAATTCCGGGATCAAAGGCTAA
- a CDS encoding sugar ABC transporter permease has protein sequence MKSQGKVAALFLLPYLLVFLVFRFGPSIAGLFIGFMKWNIVGDAEFAGLANFKKLFNDPIFWVSLKNTLLFLVLTLPPLIVFSLLMAVLLNQKLRFRNAVRTISIIPYVLIPAVVGIIWNWLYDNNFGILNYYLKLVGLGPIEWLTSEKWALFSIALVTVWSYLGYNMILYLAGLQDISADLYEAAKIDGATGAQAFMRITLPMLKPITSMVITLTLVNTIQIFDQIFVMTNGGPGTATLTLVQYLYGTAFQNYNLGYGSVLGIATLVILIVFVQIQSRLLKLDD, from the coding sequence ATGAAATCACAAGGAAAAGTCGCAGCGCTGTTCTTGCTGCCTTATCTGCTCGTATTCCTTGTCTTTCGCTTTGGACCGAGTATAGCAGGGCTGTTCATCGGCTTTATGAAATGGAATATCGTCGGCGACGCCGAGTTTGCCGGATTAGCCAACTTCAAGAAGCTGTTCAATGATCCGATATTTTGGGTCTCTCTGAAAAATACACTGCTGTTTCTCGTATTGACATTGCCGCCGCTGATTGTGTTCAGCCTCCTAATGGCCGTGCTGTTGAACCAGAAGCTGCGCTTCCGCAACGCTGTAAGAACGATTTCAATCATTCCCTACGTGTTGATCCCGGCCGTCGTCGGTATCATTTGGAACTGGCTGTACGATAACAACTTCGGGATTCTCAACTACTACCTGAAGCTGGTTGGCCTTGGGCCGATTGAATGGCTGACGAGTGAAAAGTGGGCGTTATTCTCAATTGCCCTTGTCACTGTATGGTCGTACCTCGGCTACAACATGATTCTGTATCTTGCCGGTCTGCAGGATATTTCCGCGGATTTGTACGAGGCGGCCAAAATTGACGGGGCCACGGGCGCACAGGCATTCATGAGGATTACCTTGCCGATGCTGAAGCCGATTACCTCGATGGTGATCACACTTACCCTCGTGAATACGATTCAAATATTTGACCAAATATTCGTCATGACGAACGGCGGTCCGGGAACGGCTACGCTCACATTGGTGCAATATTTATACGGAACCGCATTCCAGAACTACAATCTCGGCTACGGCTCTGTGCTTGGCATCGCGACATTGGTCATTTTGATCGTATTTGTGCAAATTCAATCCAGATTGCTGAAGCTGGATGACTAG
- a CDS encoding extracellular solute-binding protein codes for MLLALPLAGCAADPKPQATNSPAPANDGGSGKVVNIDFWGGWTGPDLNTMEGLVNKFNQEQSGIHVEFTSLQWTPLFTKFLTEMKGGNPPDVLVMHPFELGQFVEMGVLDNAPITDVGMETGNYSSFAWGGTFYKGEQYAVPLDVHMHGLYYNKDLYNEAGITQPPMTGEELIATAQKLTVDNKGKRADEAGFDENNIVQYGLGFSMNHHVFYQIYALLNQQDHNPFTEDMKAVELDEDKMAKAIAFLQDLVFKYKVVPKGEKSPVDDFMGGKVAMFVDGPWQMPKLEDSNIQWASAPYPKVFDKPAAWGAAEILTFPLKKNNDPDKAKAAIEFVKWLDNNSGEWAKSGQLPSSNVGMQTAQSMEGREAFINSLDSSVLLPSHPKAAQIFSSTAPSPILTAAQDAILNNKDPHDIAKQLKKDMDSLLQE; via the coding sequence ATGTTGTTGGCTTTACCGTTGGCAGGTTGTGCGGCCGACCCGAAACCACAAGCGACGAACTCACCGGCCCCAGCGAATGACGGTGGCAGCGGCAAGGTTGTGAATATTGATTTCTGGGGCGGATGGACAGGACCTGACCTCAACACGATGGAAGGACTAGTTAACAAGTTCAATCAGGAACAAAGCGGCATTCATGTTGAATTTACTTCCCTGCAATGGACTCCGCTGTTCACCAAGTTTTTGACGGAAATGAAAGGCGGGAATCCGCCGGATGTATTGGTCATGCATCCATTTGAGCTGGGACAGTTCGTTGAAATGGGCGTCCTGGACAACGCGCCGATCACTGACGTCGGCATGGAGACGGGAAATTATTCTTCCTTTGCCTGGGGCGGAACATTCTATAAAGGCGAGCAATATGCGGTTCCGTTAGACGTTCATATGCACGGACTTTACTATAACAAGGATCTTTATAATGAAGCGGGAATAACGCAGCCTCCAATGACCGGCGAAGAACTGATCGCGACAGCCCAGAAGCTGACGGTCGACAACAAAGGCAAGCGTGCCGACGAAGCAGGCTTCGACGAGAACAATATCGTGCAATACGGGCTTGGTTTCTCTATGAACCACCATGTATTCTATCAAATCTATGCTCTATTGAATCAGCAAGACCATAATCCGTTTACCGAAGATATGAAAGCGGTTGAATTGGATGAAGACAAGATGGCGAAGGCGATTGCCTTCCTGCAAGACCTTGTATTTAAGTACAAAGTCGTGCCTAAAGGCGAGAAATCACCGGTTGATGATTTCATGGGCGGCAAAGTAGCGATGTTTGTTGACGGACCATGGCAAATGCCGAAGCTGGAGGATTCCAATATCCAGTGGGCAAGCGCGCCTTATCCTAAAGTGTTTGACAAACCGGCTGCTTGGGGAGCTGCAGAAATCCTTACCTTCCCGCTGAAGAAAAACAATGATCCTGACAAAGCCAAAGCAGCGATCGAATTCGTCAAATGGCTGGACAATAACTCCGGCGAATGGGCGAAATCCGGGCAGCTTCCATCAAGCAACGTCGGCATGCAGACCGCTCAAAGCATGGAAGGCCGGGAAGCGTTCATTAACAGCTTAGACAGCAGCGTCCTGCTTCCATCGCATCCGAAGGCGGCGCAAATCTTCTCCAGTACGGCTCCGAGCCCGATATTGACAGCCGCTCAGGACGCTATTCTGAACAACAAGGATCCACATGATATCGCCAAGCAGTTAAAGAAAGATATGGACAGTCTGCTGCAAGAGTAG
- a CDS encoding LacI family DNA-binding transcriptional regulator, which yields MASIKEIAQLAKVSQGTASMVLNGKGDKYRISAATQAKILEAARELNYQPNISARRLRSGGETVLPIIALFWTLDTRTALVGRYLKGFQHALNELEDEYELLIQPYVGTKLNEVRSLVTGTRFNGAIIANSTEEDDEFLEQADLNVPIVLHQRESSKYSSVNVDSRRSGEMVAERLYKRNHKKVGLIIPDVSSKAIMLRREGFLDKAAELGLEIDEEHLMYEDFSEQGGYEAVMRMKEQSGFMPTGVFAISDQMAVGALKALNEIDIKVPEDMEIIGHDNDEVTNYTIPTLSTVHLPVEEMAKESLRMLTDMMLYKTNVKVHKMFDTHIVTRKSCGE from the coding sequence ATGGCAAGCATTAAGGAAATAGCCCAACTTGCTAAAGTATCGCAAGGCACGGCCTCCATGGTGTTGAATGGCAAAGGGGACAAGTACCGGATATCCGCCGCAACGCAAGCGAAAATATTAGAAGCTGCCCGAGAGCTTAACTATCAGCCGAATATTTCGGCGAGACGATTGCGGAGCGGAGGGGAAACGGTGCTGCCGATCATCGCCCTGTTCTGGACGCTGGATACGCGGACTGCGCTTGTCGGCCGGTACCTGAAAGGCTTTCAGCACGCCCTTAACGAGCTGGAGGATGAGTACGAGCTATTGATCCAGCCATACGTTGGCACCAAGTTGAATGAGGTGAGAAGCTTAGTAACAGGAACCCGGTTTAACGGGGCGATCATTGCGAACTCCACGGAGGAGGATGACGAGTTCCTTGAGCAGGCTGATCTGAACGTTCCGATCGTGCTGCACCAACGCGAATCCAGCAAATATTCATCCGTTAATGTCGATAGCCGCAGAAGCGGCGAGATGGTTGCGGAGAGGTTGTATAAGCGGAACCACAAGAAGGTGGGACTGATTATCCCTGACGTTTCCTCCAAGGCAATCATGCTGCGCAGAGAAGGATTTTTGGATAAGGCGGCCGAGCTAGGATTGGAAATCGATGAAGAGCATTTGATGTATGAAGATTTCTCGGAGCAGGGCGGGTATGAAGCGGTGATGAGAATGAAGGAGCAATCCGGCTTCATGCCGACAGGGGTATTTGCAATTAGCGATCAGATGGCTGTAGGCGCACTCAAGGCGCTGAATGAAATCGACATCAAAGTGCCAGAGGACATGGAAATCATTGGACATGATAACGACGAAGTAACCAATTATACTATACCTACATTATCTACAGTTCATTTGCCGGTAGAAGAGATGGCGAAAGAGAGCTTGAGAATGCTGACGGATATGATGCTGTACAAAACGAATGTGAAGGTTCATAAAATGTTCGATACGCATATCGTGACCCGCAAATCCTGCGGAGAGTAA
- a CDS encoding class I SAM-dependent methyltransferase — MHVANKWEDYEIIDAGGGEKLERWGDIILRRPDPQIIWPIHHESQQWRNVHGHYHRSSSGGGQWEMKKQIPERWTISYEQLKFYIRPTNFKHTGLFPEQAANWSWMMDKIQRAGRPIQVLNLFAYTGGATVAAAAAGASVVHVDAAKGMVQWAKENAALSGLSERPIRYITDDVFKFVQREQRRGNRYDAIIMDPPSYGRGPGGEMWKLETSLYPFVESCLSILSDNPLFFLINSYTTGISPTVLHNILSMTVKKRYGGSISAGEIGLPITNSGLNLPCGILGRWEE, encoded by the coding sequence ATGCATGTAGCAAACAAGTGGGAAGATTACGAGATCATTGACGCCGGAGGCGGAGAGAAGCTGGAACGCTGGGGGGATATCATTTTACGCCGCCCTGATCCGCAGATCATCTGGCCGATTCATCACGAATCACAACAGTGGAGAAATGTACATGGCCATTACCACCGCAGCTCCTCGGGCGGCGGGCAATGGGAGATGAAGAAGCAAATCCCGGAGCGGTGGACGATATCGTACGAGCAGCTTAAGTTTTATATTCGGCCTACGAACTTCAAGCATACGGGTCTATTCCCAGAGCAGGCGGCAAACTGGAGCTGGATGATGGACAAAATTCAGCGCGCCGGACGGCCAATTCAGGTGCTTAACCTGTTTGCCTACACGGGAGGCGCTACAGTTGCAGCTGCTGCCGCGGGCGCATCCGTTGTGCACGTTGACGCAGCTAAAGGCATGGTGCAGTGGGCTAAAGAGAACGCCGCCCTATCCGGTCTTAGTGAACGGCCAATCCGTTATATTACGGATGACGTATTCAAATTCGTCCAGCGTGAACAGCGGCGCGGAAATCGCTATGACGCCATCATCATGGACCCTCCTTCCTATGGACGGGGGCCTGGCGGCGAGATGTGGAAGCTGGAGACCAGCTTGTATCCGTTCGTGGAGTCGTGTTTGTCCATTCTGTCGGACAACCCTCTCTTCTTCTTGATCAATTCTTATACGACAGGCATCTCGCCAACCGTGCTTCATAACATTCTGTCGATGACTGTCAAGAAGCGCTACGGGGGAAGTATTTCCGCCGGCGAGATCGGGCTGCCGATTACGAATTCGGGACTGAACCTTCCTTGCGGGATCCTTGGCCGCTGGGAGGAATAA